A genome region from Platichthys flesus chromosome 12, fPlaFle2.1, whole genome shotgun sequence includes the following:
- the cfap43 gene encoding cilia- and flagella-associated protein 43 isoform X1, translated as MDAMGNLEVRWIQGFTNSTVHFVDNDTVCYTCGNHICFLNLETKSKSLLQGPGRGIGAFTARGTSGIFAFSEKRLSPSIFVHVFPELHMKNELKGMAQLDYTSLALSDCGPYLGCCSSLPDHTITVWNWETAEPICTQPQAGKDVISLVFNPMNWLQLCALGTASITVWNIEKSASLHVLKPCVVHLPTSDGSLAERSVPTSYTVKTPHFGQNIPPSTISRLKGNKAENIVTKLNSGARLTPTAICWTATSDLFVGCSEGYLFLVNTENLSVSVLFNPTTPDVAPELADLKQCSFQDLTLNKNGVIAVGKDGVVHGMQIKGTQIDITQTWQIEETATTAIYSPNYETLLLSSNTGQIYVLNSARSEKFVKVLDVLSGNFVAAAWSHADKNFCVSVKDSGELQLWTVDGVCLGSLTLQAEVTSVACCPIAQYAAVGTTSGNILFVDLNREQEPRLVHQVQLYHSPVDYLVFDQEGHYLLTGASDSHIYVIDAKPSKKFSIIGYTVVPGPILSLSTQCLRDGEQVKVLALCARQEGNNHESSLLTLLSLPAKDLTGPDCVDRHGCLSPHVLKVSCYEVPRPLEFCVLGVSKIFAYCHRKKTLQQFQFPQDTNGPSSPQMLQPELEVKGHPLGPASLALSPHQLWLASVGQDGLLCIRETASMDRYIELQCHPCGLGGVRSVTFSAEGLTLLTAGCKDGSLVCTNLSRIKGGEAGVKKAAQNSQATAHFLKNIFDTENPVLVDLPAWRQESCLGSEIPKESEVSSGAETVDVSEQDESSNILLPAPPSHPTWLEGRRQAVMEEENEKYSEKKEILRKSMRELRGTIQEMLCENETLPANERLGQKEFNLDLEDQKHQVAVVEQEVTRVRKEIEWEILEKCFLRDVLKRECWDSMKVKGRAIKAFHSEQEVKNYPLKERTEKEVKELRKVENIRKIEMAACNKSSNTTILKEEEQREEDNTAEKAAVSGSFSAQFGYSNPYIYDQFSLKTTEQRINQIVLLQDVIYGIKMAFNTEFEGLHKQKVQELNRVRERNKHISAILLELDIQQQLWEPSLSVSEWPESLLTVDDSEIKSEKCLSPEQRKEEERKKLEEQRHSAAKEDDCRDRALDNMMDGALEVKKEDILRLEIPPPELVLSKPEIQWTEEDKKVYKQYEKKTKDLSERKEKYKKLMETEMKRLQGTTRDATKKFDETLTKLFEKKIKFEMAVYQGKLQIAQLVCSVLLEEEMRNRELELMLKLEKLLAHKDELEEEVKLREEDVELFHETYDTVVAEDKILDKEFRKEFCDVPGQIVDHLYKLFKRRPRVQKLRTQTDSNPNPFRDQRLCGSQAPDALSKMLKAMEELDAPEHKPEGLNPSIWERFCLVRRTKTESEQKVKVKALALAEMQAFLQKRRDENEAAEQEIKNLSDERERVHKAKNHSLIDIMVQVVLKQGQVSTADVTADDSDFILLHRSVVEELNKTIRMLGEQKIASMVECKDFRKGTMQLEWEHKVIRAQIEDLNTKARDIQTLRLSEEQRDYLNETDREGLVSKQVSNLAKTIDYQEMTHQYNVQKRMKEIEHLNKQAAKKAQRNKILEQQHPEMRVTVAERRQIHDSADSEESLASTSEDSFRVIAQQRKLKDLARGQVEDLVFLESELERLRMRSFPALDQLKHN; from the exons ATGGACGCCATGGGAAATTTAGAAGTCAG GTGGATTCAGGGATTCACAAACAGCACCGTGCACTTTGTGGACAATGACACTGTGTGTTACACATGTGGGAATCACATCTGCTTCCTCAACCTTGAGACTAAATCAAAAAGCTTGCTCCAGGGCCCCGGCAGAGGCATCGGTGCATTCACAGCCAGAGGCACCAGTGGGATTTTTGCCTTTTCTGAGAAAAGGTTGTCCCCATCTATATTTGTGCACGTGTTCCCTGAGCTTCACATGAAGAATGAACTTAAAG GAATGGCACAACTGGACTACACATCCCTGGCATTAAGTGATTGTGGCCCTTATTTGGGCTGTTGCTCCTCTCTTCCAGACCACACCATTACAGTGTG GAACTGGGAAACTGCAGAGCCAATCTGCACACAACCACAAGCCGGGAAAGATGTAATTTCTCTGGTGTTCAACCCGATGAATTGGCTTCAGCTTTGTGCTTTGGGCACTGCATCCATCACCGTGTGGAACATTGAGAAGAGTGCCAGCCTCCATGTACTAAAACCATG TGTGGTACACCTTCCTACAAGTGATGGATCCTTGGCTGAGAGATCAGTGCCCACCTCTTACACTGTCAAGACTCCCCACTTTGGGCAAAATATTCCCCCATCAACCATCTCAAGGCTCAAAGGCAACAAGGCAGAAAACATTGTG ACTAAACTCAACTCTGGAGCCAGACTGACTCCTactgccatctgctggacaGCCACATCAGATCTCTTTGTTGGCTGCTCAGAGGGATATCTGTTCCTTGTTAACACAGAgaacctctctgtctctgttctcttCAACCCCACAa CTCCGGATGTTGCCCCGGAACTCGCTGATCTCAAACAGTGCAGCTTTCAAGATTTAACCCTTAACAAGAATGGGGTGATCGCTGTAGGGAAG GACGGTGTGGTGCACGGTATGCAAATCAAAGGGACTCAGATTGACATCACACAAACATGGCAGATAGAAGAAACCGCCACGACCGCAATCTACTCCCCTAACTATGAAACATTACTTCTCTCTTCCAATACA GGGCAGATCTACGTGTTGAATTCGGCCCGGTCAGAAAAGTTTGTGAAGGTCCTGGACGTCCTCAGCGGAAACTTTGTGGCAGCAGCGTGGTCCCACGCTGACAAGAACTTTTGTGTG TCAGTGAAGGATTCTGGAGAACTGCAGCTGTGGACCGTAGATGGCGTGTGCCTCGGTTCCCTTACTCTTCAGGCTGAG GTGACAAGTGTGGCCTGCTGTCCTATTGCACAATACGCAGCTGTAGGAACAACGTCAGGAAACATCCTCTTTGTTGACCTGAATAGGGAGCAGGAGCCTCGCCTggttcaccaggttcagctctaCCACTCTCCCGTGGATTATCTAGT TTTTGATCAGGAGGGGCACTACCTTCTAACTGGAGCTTCAGATTCACATATCTATGTAATAGATGCAAAGCCATCAAAGAAGTTTTCAATCATAGGATACACAG tGGTTCCTGGTCCCATTTTGTCACTTTCCACTCAGTGCCTCAGGGATGGTGAACAGGTGAAAGTTCTTGCACTGTGCGCTCGACAGGAAGGAAACAATCATGAGAGTAGTCTGCTCACACTGCTCTCCCTACCTGCAAAAGACCTTACAG GCCCTGACTGTGTAGACCGACATGGTTGTCTGTCTCCTCACGTCCTCAAAGTGTCCTGTTATGAAGTGCCTCGTCCACTTGAGTTCTGTGTCCTGGGAGTCAGCAAGATATTTGCTTACTGCCACAGGAAGAAAACTCTTCAGCAGTTTCAGTTCCCCCAG GACACAAATGGTCCCTCCAGTCCACAGATGCTACAACCAGAGCTGGAGGTGAAAGGTCATCCTCTGGGCCCcgcctctctcgctctgtctcctcATCAGTTATGGCTGGCGTCTGTAGGTCAAGACGGCCTTCTGTGTATTAGAGAAACTGCTTCCATG GATCGATACATTGAGCTCCAGTGTCATCCATGTGGTCTCGGTGGAGTCCGGAGTGTGACCTTCTCTGCAGAAGGCCTGACACTCCTCACCGCTGGCTGCAAAGACGGCTCTCTCGTGTGCACTAATCTCAG CAGGATTAAAGGTGGGGAAGCTGGGGTGAAGAAAGCTGCTCAGAATAGCCAGGCAACGGCTCATTTCCTAAAGAATATATTCGACACAGAGAACCCTGTCCTTGTGGACTTGCCTGCATGGAGACAGGAATCCTGTCTGGGCTCTGAAATACCAAAGGAGAGTGAG GTCAGCAGCGGAGCAGAGACCGTGGACGTGTCGGAGCAAGATGAGAGTTCTAACATCCTCCTGCCTGCTCCACCTTCACACCCCACCTGGCTGGAAGGCCGACGACAGGCG GTGATggaagaagaaaatgagaaatattcggagaaaaaagaaatcctgaggAAAAGCATGAGGGAGTTACGCGGCACT ATCCAGGAGATGCTGTGTGAAAATGAGACCCTCCCAGCTAATGAGCGTCTGGGACAAAAAGAGTTTAACCTGGATCTTGAGGATCAGAAGCATCAAGTGGCCGTGGTGGAGCAGGAGGTTACGAGG GTGAGAAAAGAAATAGAGTGGGAGATTTTGGAGAAATGTTTCCTCCGTGATGTCCTGAAGAGAGAATGTTGGGATTCAATGAAGGTCAAGGGACGGGCCATTAAG GCGTTTCACTCTGAACAGGAGGTGAAAAACTATCCTCTGAAGGAGCGAACTGAGAAAGAGGTGAAGGAACTTCGCAAGGTGGAGAACATCAGGAAGATTGAAATGGCTGCCTGCAAC AAAAGTTCAAATACAACCATCctgaaggaggaagagcagagagaggaagacaataCGGCTGAGAAAGCTGCTGTTTCAGGAAGTTTCTCCGCTCAGTTTGGATATTCAAACCCTTACATCTACGATCAGTTCAGCCTGAAAACCACAGAACAGAGGATCAACCAGATTGTTCTGCTACAG GATGTGATTTACGGCATCAAGATGGCTTTCAACACTGAGTTTGAGGGCTTGCACAAACAGAAGGTGCAGGAGCTGAACCGTGTgagggagaggaacaaacacatCAGTGCCATCCTGTTGGAGCTGgacatccagcagcagctgtgggagCCCAGCCTGAGCGTCAGTGAGTGGCCGGAGAGCCTGCTCACTGTGGACGACAGTGAG ATAAAATCAGAAAAGTGCCTCAGCccagagcagaggaaggaggaggaaaggaagaagcTGGAAGAGCAGAGACATTCAGCTGCCAAG GAGGATGATTGCAGAGATCGAGCTCTTGATAACATGATGGATGGAGCACTTGAAGTGAAGAAAGAAGACATCTTGAGACTG GAAATACCTCCGCCTGAGCTGGTTTTGAGCAAACCTGAAATTCAGTGGACTGAGGAGGACAAAAAGGTCTACAAACAGtatgaaaagaaaaccaaagatctgagtgagaggaaagagaaatacaaaaag TTAAtggaaactgaaatgaaaagacttCAGGGAACCACCAGGGATGCAACCAAgaagtttgatgaaactttgACAAAGCTGTTTGAGAAGAAAATCAAATTTGAAATGGCTGTTTATCAG GGAAAGCTTCAGATCGCCCAGCTTGTCTGTTCAGTACTTCtagaagaggagatgagaaatCGAGAGCTGGAACTCATGCTCAAACTTGAAAAACTCCTGGCACACAAG GATGAacttgaggaggaggtgaagttaCGTGAAGAAGATGTAGAATTGTTTCACGAGACCTATGACACCGTCGTAGCTGAGGACAAA ATTCTTGATAAAGAATTCAGGAAGGAATTCTGTGATGTACCTGGGCAAATTGTGGATCATTTGTATAAGCTCTTCAAACGCAGACCCAg GGTTCAAAAGTTGAGGACTCAGACCGACAGCAACCCCAACCCGTTCAGAGATCAGCGTCTGTGCGGCTCTCAGGCTCCCGACGCGCTCAGCAAAATGCTGAAGGCCATGGAAGAGCTGGATGCTCCAGAACATAAACCTGAGGGTTTGAACCCATCAATCTGGGAGAGATTCTGTCTCGTCCgcagaacaaaaacagagagcGAGCAAAAG GTAAAAGTAAAAGCTTTGGCTCTTGCTGAGATGCAGGCGTTCTtacagaagaggagagatgagaatGAAGCTGCTGAGCAGGAAATTAAAAATCTCTCAGATGAACGTGAACg TGTTCATAAGGCGAAGAACCATTCCCTGATCGACATCATGGTCCAGGTCGTCCTCAAACAGGGTCAAGTGTCCACTGCAGATGTGACAGCCGATGACTCTGACTTCATACTCCTCCACAGGAGTGTGGTGGAGGAGCTCAACAAAACCATAAGG ATGCTTGGAGAGCAGAAGATTGCCTCCATGGTCGAGTGTAAAGACTTCCGTAAAGGTACCATGCAGCTGGAGTGGGAGCACAAGGTGATACGGGCGCAGATCGAGGACCTCAACACCAAGGCGAGGGACATTCAGACGTTGCGTCTCTCTGAGGAGCAACGAGAT tatCTCAACGAGACAGATCGAGAAGGTCTTGTTTCCAAGCAAGTTTCCAACCTGGCGAAAACAATCGATTATCAGGAAATG ACCCATCAATACAATGTGCAGAAACGCATGAAAGAGATTGAGCATCTAAACAAGCAGGCAGCGAAGAAAGCCCAGAGGAACAAAATCCTAGAGCAACAGCACCCCGAAATGCGGGTGACTGTGGCGGAGAGGAGACAGATCCATGATTCAGCAG ATTCTGAGGAGAGTCTGGCATCCACATCTGAGGACAGCTTCCGGGTGATCGCTCAGCAGAGGAAATTGAAGGATCTCGCCAGAGGCCAGGTGGAAGATCTGGTTTTCCTCGAGTCAGAACTTGAGcggctgaggatgaggagctttCCTGCACTGGATcagctgaaacacaactga
- the sfr1 gene encoding swi5-dependent recombination DNA repair protein 1 homolog: MEITPKAAKVKSVYLSPCDSVESSPSEDKHEKPHQKLSSSLRERLKRSRRSFTSPSSVAKRLCVDDDSEEGGRQVSADSQKTVNNPPLVTMRHVDVNRKDTRSGSERFSGPIPEPRHLPSKDLAEQRDKLRKEVKDRMETLRRLKLVKMYRSKNDLTQLQTLIDKWRSCAQAALYKLQLDVLIEGQKGSLSQLIDLFGLEDGILHFDRTEEDFTF, from the exons ATGGAGATCACACCGAAAGCAGCTAAAGTGAAATCAGTGTATCTGTCCCCGTGTGATTCAGTGGAGTCAAGTCCCAGCGAAGACAAACACGAGAAG CCTCATCAAAAGCTGAGTTCCTCTCTGAGGGAGAGGCTGAAGAGATCAAGGCGCTCCTTCACCTCGCCCTCCTCCGTGGCCAAACGACTTTGTGTTGACGATGACTCGGAGGAGGGCGGCCGACAAGTCTCTGCGGATTCCCAGAAGACCGTTAATAATCCTCCACTCGTCACCATGCGCCATGTTGATGTAAACAGAAAGGACACGAGATCAGGGAGTGAAAGGTTTTCTGGACCCATTCCCGAACCAAGGCATCTTCCTTCTAAAGACTTAGCCGAGCAACGAGACAAGCTCAGGAAGGAGGTTAAAGACAGGATGGAGACCCTGCGCAGACTCAAGCTGGTTAAAATGTACCGAAGCAAG AATGATCTAACGCAGCTCCAGACCTTGATCGACAAGTGGCGAAGTTGTGCTCAGGCTGCTCTCTATAAGCTCCAGCTGGACGTCCTGATCGAGGGACAGAAGGGCAGCCTGTCTCAGCTTATTGACCTCTTCGGTCTGGAGGACGGGATTCTGCACTTTGACCGCACAGAGGAGGACTTCACTTTCTAA
- the cfap43 gene encoding cilia- and flagella-associated protein 43 isoform X2, whose product MDAMGNLEVRWIQGFTNSTVHFVDNDTVCYTCGNHICFLNLETKSKSLLQGPGRGIGAFTARGTSGIFAFSEKRLSPSIFVHVFPELHMKNELKGMAQLDYTSLALSDCGPYLGCCSSLPDHTITVWNWETAEPICTQPQAGKDVISLVFNPMNWLQLCALGTASITVWNIEKSASLHVLKPCVVHLPTSDGSLAERSVPTSYTVKTPHFGQNIPPSTISRLKGNKAENIVTKLNSGARLTPTAICWTATSDLFVGCSEGYLFLVNTENLSVSVLFNPTTPDVAPELADLKQCSFQDLTLNKNGVIAVGKDGVVHGMQIKGTQIDITQTWQIEETATTAIYSPNYETLLLSSNTGQIYVLNSARSEKFVKVLDVLSGNFVAAAWSHADKNFCVSVKDSGELQLWTVDGVCLGSLTLQAEVTSVACCPIAQYAAVGTTSGNILFVDLNREQEPRLVHQVQLYHSPVDYLVFDQEGHYLLTGASDSHIYVIDAKPSKKFSIIGYTVVPGPILSLSTQCLRDGEQVKVLALCARQEGNNHESSLLTLLSLPAKDLTGPDCVDRHGCLSPHVLKVSCYEVPRPLEFCVLGVSKIFAYCHRKKTLQQFQFPQDTNGPSSPQMLQPELEVKGHPLGPASLALSPHQLWLASVGQDGLLCIRETASMDRYIELQCHPCGLGGVRSVTFSAEGLTLLTAGCKDGSLVCTNLRIKGGEAGVKKAAQNSQATAHFLKNIFDTENPVLVDLPAWRQESCLGSEIPKESEVSSGAETVDVSEQDESSNILLPAPPSHPTWLEGRRQAVMEEENEKYSEKKEILRKSMRELRGTIQEMLCENETLPANERLGQKEFNLDLEDQKHQVAVVEQEVTRVRKEIEWEILEKCFLRDVLKRECWDSMKVKGRAIKAFHSEQEVKNYPLKERTEKEVKELRKVENIRKIEMAACNKSSNTTILKEEEQREEDNTAEKAAVSGSFSAQFGYSNPYIYDQFSLKTTEQRINQIVLLQDVIYGIKMAFNTEFEGLHKQKVQELNRVRERNKHISAILLELDIQQQLWEPSLSVSEWPESLLTVDDSEIKSEKCLSPEQRKEEERKKLEEQRHSAAKEDDCRDRALDNMMDGALEVKKEDILRLEIPPPELVLSKPEIQWTEEDKKVYKQYEKKTKDLSERKEKYKKLMETEMKRLQGTTRDATKKFDETLTKLFEKKIKFEMAVYQGKLQIAQLVCSVLLEEEMRNRELELMLKLEKLLAHKDELEEEVKLREEDVELFHETYDTVVAEDKILDKEFRKEFCDVPGQIVDHLYKLFKRRPRVQKLRTQTDSNPNPFRDQRLCGSQAPDALSKMLKAMEELDAPEHKPEGLNPSIWERFCLVRRTKTESEQKVKVKALALAEMQAFLQKRRDENEAAEQEIKNLSDERERVHKAKNHSLIDIMVQVVLKQGQVSTADVTADDSDFILLHRSVVEELNKTIRMLGEQKIASMVECKDFRKGTMQLEWEHKVIRAQIEDLNTKARDIQTLRLSEEQRDYLNETDREGLVSKQVSNLAKTIDYQEMTHQYNVQKRMKEIEHLNKQAAKKAQRNKILEQQHPEMRVTVAERRQIHDSADSEESLASTSEDSFRVIAQQRKLKDLARGQVEDLVFLESELERLRMRSFPALDQLKHN is encoded by the exons ATGGACGCCATGGGAAATTTAGAAGTCAG GTGGATTCAGGGATTCACAAACAGCACCGTGCACTTTGTGGACAATGACACTGTGTGTTACACATGTGGGAATCACATCTGCTTCCTCAACCTTGAGACTAAATCAAAAAGCTTGCTCCAGGGCCCCGGCAGAGGCATCGGTGCATTCACAGCCAGAGGCACCAGTGGGATTTTTGCCTTTTCTGAGAAAAGGTTGTCCCCATCTATATTTGTGCACGTGTTCCCTGAGCTTCACATGAAGAATGAACTTAAAG GAATGGCACAACTGGACTACACATCCCTGGCATTAAGTGATTGTGGCCCTTATTTGGGCTGTTGCTCCTCTCTTCCAGACCACACCATTACAGTGTG GAACTGGGAAACTGCAGAGCCAATCTGCACACAACCACAAGCCGGGAAAGATGTAATTTCTCTGGTGTTCAACCCGATGAATTGGCTTCAGCTTTGTGCTTTGGGCACTGCATCCATCACCGTGTGGAACATTGAGAAGAGTGCCAGCCTCCATGTACTAAAACCATG TGTGGTACACCTTCCTACAAGTGATGGATCCTTGGCTGAGAGATCAGTGCCCACCTCTTACACTGTCAAGACTCCCCACTTTGGGCAAAATATTCCCCCATCAACCATCTCAAGGCTCAAAGGCAACAAGGCAGAAAACATTGTG ACTAAACTCAACTCTGGAGCCAGACTGACTCCTactgccatctgctggacaGCCACATCAGATCTCTTTGTTGGCTGCTCAGAGGGATATCTGTTCCTTGTTAACACAGAgaacctctctgtctctgttctcttCAACCCCACAa CTCCGGATGTTGCCCCGGAACTCGCTGATCTCAAACAGTGCAGCTTTCAAGATTTAACCCTTAACAAGAATGGGGTGATCGCTGTAGGGAAG GACGGTGTGGTGCACGGTATGCAAATCAAAGGGACTCAGATTGACATCACACAAACATGGCAGATAGAAGAAACCGCCACGACCGCAATCTACTCCCCTAACTATGAAACATTACTTCTCTCTTCCAATACA GGGCAGATCTACGTGTTGAATTCGGCCCGGTCAGAAAAGTTTGTGAAGGTCCTGGACGTCCTCAGCGGAAACTTTGTGGCAGCAGCGTGGTCCCACGCTGACAAGAACTTTTGTGTG TCAGTGAAGGATTCTGGAGAACTGCAGCTGTGGACCGTAGATGGCGTGTGCCTCGGTTCCCTTACTCTTCAGGCTGAG GTGACAAGTGTGGCCTGCTGTCCTATTGCACAATACGCAGCTGTAGGAACAACGTCAGGAAACATCCTCTTTGTTGACCTGAATAGGGAGCAGGAGCCTCGCCTggttcaccaggttcagctctaCCACTCTCCCGTGGATTATCTAGT TTTTGATCAGGAGGGGCACTACCTTCTAACTGGAGCTTCAGATTCACATATCTATGTAATAGATGCAAAGCCATCAAAGAAGTTTTCAATCATAGGATACACAG tGGTTCCTGGTCCCATTTTGTCACTTTCCACTCAGTGCCTCAGGGATGGTGAACAGGTGAAAGTTCTTGCACTGTGCGCTCGACAGGAAGGAAACAATCATGAGAGTAGTCTGCTCACACTGCTCTCCCTACCTGCAAAAGACCTTACAG GCCCTGACTGTGTAGACCGACATGGTTGTCTGTCTCCTCACGTCCTCAAAGTGTCCTGTTATGAAGTGCCTCGTCCACTTGAGTTCTGTGTCCTGGGAGTCAGCAAGATATTTGCTTACTGCCACAGGAAGAAAACTCTTCAGCAGTTTCAGTTCCCCCAG GACACAAATGGTCCCTCCAGTCCACAGATGCTACAACCAGAGCTGGAGGTGAAAGGTCATCCTCTGGGCCCcgcctctctcgctctgtctcctcATCAGTTATGGCTGGCGTCTGTAGGTCAAGACGGCCTTCTGTGTATTAGAGAAACTGCTTCCATG GATCGATACATTGAGCTCCAGTGTCATCCATGTGGTCTCGGTGGAGTCCGGAGTGTGACCTTCTCTGCAGAAGGCCTGACACTCCTCACCGCTGGCTGCAAAGACGGCTCTCTCGTGTGCACTAATCTCAG GATTAAAGGTGGGGAAGCTGGGGTGAAGAAAGCTGCTCAGAATAGCCAGGCAACGGCTCATTTCCTAAAGAATATATTCGACACAGAGAACCCTGTCCTTGTGGACTTGCCTGCATGGAGACAGGAATCCTGTCTGGGCTCTGAAATACCAAAGGAGAGTGAG GTCAGCAGCGGAGCAGAGACCGTGGACGTGTCGGAGCAAGATGAGAGTTCTAACATCCTCCTGCCTGCTCCACCTTCACACCCCACCTGGCTGGAAGGCCGACGACAGGCG GTGATggaagaagaaaatgagaaatattcggagaaaaaagaaatcctgaggAAAAGCATGAGGGAGTTACGCGGCACT ATCCAGGAGATGCTGTGTGAAAATGAGACCCTCCCAGCTAATGAGCGTCTGGGACAAAAAGAGTTTAACCTGGATCTTGAGGATCAGAAGCATCAAGTGGCCGTGGTGGAGCAGGAGGTTACGAGG GTGAGAAAAGAAATAGAGTGGGAGATTTTGGAGAAATGTTTCCTCCGTGATGTCCTGAAGAGAGAATGTTGGGATTCAATGAAGGTCAAGGGACGGGCCATTAAG GCGTTTCACTCTGAACAGGAGGTGAAAAACTATCCTCTGAAGGAGCGAACTGAGAAAGAGGTGAAGGAACTTCGCAAGGTGGAGAACATCAGGAAGATTGAAATGGCTGCCTGCAAC AAAAGTTCAAATACAACCATCctgaaggaggaagagcagagagaggaagacaataCGGCTGAGAAAGCTGCTGTTTCAGGAAGTTTCTCCGCTCAGTTTGGATATTCAAACCCTTACATCTACGATCAGTTCAGCCTGAAAACCACAGAACAGAGGATCAACCAGATTGTTCTGCTACAG GATGTGATTTACGGCATCAAGATGGCTTTCAACACTGAGTTTGAGGGCTTGCACAAACAGAAGGTGCAGGAGCTGAACCGTGTgagggagaggaacaaacacatCAGTGCCATCCTGTTGGAGCTGgacatccagcagcagctgtgggagCCCAGCCTGAGCGTCAGTGAGTGGCCGGAGAGCCTGCTCACTGTGGACGACAGTGAG ATAAAATCAGAAAAGTGCCTCAGCccagagcagaggaaggaggaggaaaggaagaagcTGGAAGAGCAGAGACATTCAGCTGCCAAG GAGGATGATTGCAGAGATCGAGCTCTTGATAACATGATGGATGGAGCACTTGAAGTGAAGAAAGAAGACATCTTGAGACTG GAAATACCTCCGCCTGAGCTGGTTTTGAGCAAACCTGAAATTCAGTGGACTGAGGAGGACAAAAAGGTCTACAAACAGtatgaaaagaaaaccaaagatctgagtgagaggaaagagaaatacaaaaag TTAAtggaaactgaaatgaaaagacttCAGGGAACCACCAGGGATGCAACCAAgaagtttgatgaaactttgACAAAGCTGTTTGAGAAGAAAATCAAATTTGAAATGGCTGTTTATCAG GGAAAGCTTCAGATCGCCCAGCTTGTCTGTTCAGTACTTCtagaagaggagatgagaaatCGAGAGCTGGAACTCATGCTCAAACTTGAAAAACTCCTGGCACACAAG GATGAacttgaggaggaggtgaagttaCGTGAAGAAGATGTAGAATTGTTTCACGAGACCTATGACACCGTCGTAGCTGAGGACAAA ATTCTTGATAAAGAATTCAGGAAGGAATTCTGTGATGTACCTGGGCAAATTGTGGATCATTTGTATAAGCTCTTCAAACGCAGACCCAg GGTTCAAAAGTTGAGGACTCAGACCGACAGCAACCCCAACCCGTTCAGAGATCAGCGTCTGTGCGGCTCTCAGGCTCCCGACGCGCTCAGCAAAATGCTGAAGGCCATGGAAGAGCTGGATGCTCCAGAACATAAACCTGAGGGTTTGAACCCATCAATCTGGGAGAGATTCTGTCTCGTCCgcagaacaaaaacagagagcGAGCAAAAG GTAAAAGTAAAAGCTTTGGCTCTTGCTGAGATGCAGGCGTTCTtacagaagaggagagatgagaatGAAGCTGCTGAGCAGGAAATTAAAAATCTCTCAGATGAACGTGAACg TGTTCATAAGGCGAAGAACCATTCCCTGATCGACATCATGGTCCAGGTCGTCCTCAAACAGGGTCAAGTGTCCACTGCAGATGTGACAGCCGATGACTCTGACTTCATACTCCTCCACAGGAGTGTGGTGGAGGAGCTCAACAAAACCATAAGG ATGCTTGGAGAGCAGAAGATTGCCTCCATGGTCGAGTGTAAAGACTTCCGTAAAGGTACCATGCAGCTGGAGTGGGAGCACAAGGTGATACGGGCGCAGATCGAGGACCTCAACACCAAGGCGAGGGACATTCAGACGTTGCGTCTCTCTGAGGAGCAACGAGAT tatCTCAACGAGACAGATCGAGAAGGTCTTGTTTCCAAGCAAGTTTCCAACCTGGCGAAAACAATCGATTATCAGGAAATG ACCCATCAATACAATGTGCAGAAACGCATGAAAGAGATTGAGCATCTAAACAAGCAGGCAGCGAAGAAAGCCCAGAGGAACAAAATCCTAGAGCAACAGCACCCCGAAATGCGGGTGACTGTGGCGGAGAGGAGACAGATCCATGATTCAGCAG ATTCTGAGGAGAGTCTGGCATCCACATCTGAGGACAGCTTCCGGGTGATCGCTCAGCAGAGGAAATTGAAGGATCTCGCCAGAGGCCAGGTGGAAGATCTGGTTTTCCTCGAGTCAGAACTTGAGcggctgaggatgaggagctttCCTGCACTGGATcagctgaaacacaactga